The Candidatus Methylomirabilis tolerans genomic sequence CCGACGGCTCCATTGTCGATATAGACGGGGTGTTGGTTGGCGGCAAACAGGTAGTCGTCATGGCCGGGCCGTGCGCCGTCGAGAATCGGGAGAACCTGTTGCAGGTCGCCAGGTGCGTGAAGGCTGCCGGAGGGCACATCCTGCGAGGTGGCGCCTACAAGCCTCGGACCTCCCCGTACACCTTTCAAGGTCTCGGCGAAGAGGGGCTGGCCTATTTGTCCGAGGCCAAGGCGGAGACCGGATTACCGATCGCGACAGAGCTGATGGACGCCCGGGACGCCCCTCAGGTCTATCAGTGCGCCGATCTGGTCCAGATCGGGGCGCGGAACATGCAAAACTTCAAGCTTCTGAAAGAGGTCGGGTGCCGTCGGAAGCCGGTCCTCCTGAAGCGGGGGCTGAGCTGTACCGTTAAAGATCTGTTGCTCGCAGCCGAGTACATCCTGTCGGAGGGGAACTACGACGTTATCCTGTGTGAGCGCGGGATCAGAACCTTTGAAGACGCCACCCGCAATACCTTGGATCTATCGGCTGTTCCCCTGATCAAGCGGCTTTCGCACTTGCCGGTGGTTGTCGACCCGAGTCATGCGACAGGCAAGTGGCATCTGGTCTCACCGATGGCCTTGGCTGCGGTGGCGGCCGGCGCCGACGGCATTATGGTCGAGGTTCACCCTCATCCCGAGGAAGCCCTGTCTGATGGGCCGCAAGCGCTGCTGCCGACCACATTCGAGAAGCTGATGGACGAGCTCAGCAGGGTGGCCCAGGCCGTAGGACGGTCACTGTGATTCCTGGAGCAAGGCCGGAGCCACCTGACGCGAACGTCTCGTCGCCTTCACCCATTGTGCGGCGACTTGCGATTGTCGGCTTGGGTCTGATCGGTGCAAGTGTCGGGCTTGCCTGTCGCGCTCATGGTCTGGCCGAAGAGATTCGCGGAGCCGACGAAGTGCCGGATCATTGTCGGCACGCGATCGCGCTGGGCGTGGTGGATCAGGCCTTTGCGGACGCCGCGGCCGCTGTGGAAGGGGCCGACCTGATACTCCTGGCCGTGCCGGTGGGCGCGATAGTGCCGACCATCGCGCGGATCGCCCCGCATCTCGCTCCGGATGCGGTGGTGACGGACGTGGGGAGCGTGAAAGGCCAGGTTGCGGCCGCAATGGAGCGGTTGCTGCCAGGTGGAAATGGAGTGCCAGGCCACCCGATCACCGGGCGGGAGAAGTCCGGGCCGCACGCGGCGTCGGCCGAGCTGTTCGTTGATAGTAAGTGCGTGCTTACCCCGAACGCCTCCACCGATCCTGCCGCCGTCCTGCGGGTACGCACCCTGTGGAGGGCCATAGGATCAGAGGTGCTGGTGATGAGTCCGACTCGCCATGATGAGATCTTCGCGGCGGTCAGCCACATGCCGCATGTCGTCGCGTATGCGCTGATGGGCGCGATACTCGATTTAGCTGAGGGCGGCGAGGATCTGCGGGAATTTGCGGCAGGAGGCCTGAAGGATTTCACACGAGTAGCCATGAGTCATCCGGTCATGTGGCGCGATATCTGCCTGGCGAATCGCCAACCGATCCTGAAGATGATCGGACAATTCCAGGCTGCCCTCGACCACCTGACAGTGATGATCAACGCTGAAGACGGGGAAGGGCTCTACCGAAAGTTTGCGAGGGCTAAGGCCTGTCGAGAGGGCTTTGGAAGTGGCAATGAGGGCGATAATCGTAAGCGCACCGCTTAGCGAGAGAAAGGAACGGGCGCTGCTGGTGGGGATTCACTGCAAGCGCAACCCCCGCTGGGAGGCCGAGGACTCGCTCGTCGAACTGGCCCGACTGGCGGAGTCGGCTGGGGCCGTTGTGGCGGGAACGATCTTGCAGGAACGGGACGCTCCGGGCTCGCGCTATCTGATCGGGAAGGGGAAGGCGCAGGAGATCAAGGCGCAGTGGAGCGGGAAGATCGATCTGCTGGTGGTAGACGAAGAGTTGTCCGGCTCGCAGCAGCGAAACCTGGAGGAGCTGACCGGCTACAGGACCGTCGATCGACCCTTGCTCATCCTGGACATCTTCGCCCAGCGCGCAAGGAGCCGGGAGGGTAAGCTCCAGGTGGAGCTGGCCCAGCTCGACTACCTGCTGCCGCGCCTCGTCGGGCGAGGGGTTGAGATGTCACGCCTTGGCGGCGGTATCGGGACCCGCGGCCCTGGCGAAACCCAGCTCGAGACCGACCGCCGTGTGATCCGCCGGCGTATGGCGAAGATCCGGGCGGATCTGGCCAAGGTCCGCCGTCATCGGGCGCTGCTGAGGCGGCCTCGAAAGCGTCATGCGATCCCAATCGTGGCCCTGGTCGGCTACACCAATGCCGGCAAGTCGACGCTCTTTAATGCCCTCACGCACTCTGGCGTCCGAACCGACGACGCGCTTTTTGTGACGCTTGATCCCATCCTGCGCCTGGTCGCCATGGCCGATGGATTCAGCTTTTTGCTCTCCGATACCGTGGGGTTCATCCGGCGCCTCCCCGCGCAATTGGTGACGGCGTTCAAGGCCACCCTGGAGGAGCTCAACGAGGCCGATCTTCTGCTGCATGTGATCGACGCCAGTCATCCCCAGATGATGGAGCAGAAGCAAGCCGTAGACGCGATCTTAAGCGAGCTCGGCCTTTCGGCCAAACCGATCATTGAGGCCTTAAATAAGGTCGATCTCCTGACGAGCGGGATTGCGCCGTCCTTTGTGGCCGGAAAGAGCGCACTCCTCAGGGTGGCGTGTTCCGCGCTGACCGGGTATGGTCTGGATCGACTGCGACAGGTAGTGCGAGAGACACTGACGCGCGCGACTGATCATGCCGCGATGGAAGCGGCTGTTTCGTGGCCCTAGCACTGATGAATCTCGCTAATAGCCTCACGATCCTCAGAATCCTGATGGCCCCAATCATCTCGATCCTGCTGGTCTATAGGTACTGGCGACTCGGCCTGGCGATCTTTATGCTGGCAGGGATCACCGATGCCCTGGACGGATTCATCGCGCGTTCGAGGGCCCAGGGGACAGACTTGGGGACGATCCTGGATCCGCTGGCTGACAAGCTGTTGCTCTTTGCCACCTTCATGACGCTGGTCTACCTGCACCAGATCCCCCGGTGGCTTTTCATCATTGCCATCAGCCGGGACCTGATAGTGGTTGGCGGTTTCCTGGTCATCTACATCGTCAAAGGTAAGGCAACGGTCTCTGTCTCCTGGATAGGGAAGATTACAACAGGTCTGCAAATGTTGACCGTGCTGGTGACGCTCATTGCCCCTCTGACCAGCGGGATAGGGTTCTACGTGTCGGGGGTCATCTATCTTACGGCAGCGGTTACGATCTTGTCCGCGCTGGACTACCTCAGGCGAGGCACGATGGTGCTCAACTCGTGACGTGGACCGCGATTATCCGCCCCTTCCAAAAGCGGGTCCGATAGACTTTTCCACGATAACGTATCCGATTGGAGAGAATTGCGATGCCCCTTCCTGTCGTCACGATCGTTGGTCGGCCCAATGTGGGGAAATCGACCTTATTCAACCGGCTGGTAGGCGGGCGAAGGGCGATTGTGCACGACGAACCCGGCGTCACCAGGGACCGGCTGTACGCGACGGTCGAGTGGAAGGGCCGCTCGTTCATGCTCGGTGATACCGGGGGGTTAGAGCCAGGCGCCAAGAGCGGTTTGGCAGCTCAGGTGCTCGCCCAAGTCCAGCAGGCGGTCCAGGAGGCCACCCTCGTCATCTTCGTCGTTGACGCCCGCGAGGGGCTGACCCCGCTGGATGAGGAGATTGCCAGGCTGCTTCGGCATGATGCACATACCCGCATCGTCGTGGCGCCCAATAAGGTTGATCGGCCATCCCACGAGACCCTGGCGTCAGAATTCTTTCGGATGGGATTTGACGAGATCTGCCCGATCTCCGCCGAGCATGGGCTGGGTATTGCGGAACTGTGCGATCTGATCGTCGAGACGCTGCCCCTGGCAGAGATTGCGCCTGAACAGAAGGCCATCCGTGTGGCGGTGGTCGGTCGCCCGAATGTGGGGAAATCATCATTGATCAACGGGTTGTTGGGGCAGGAGCGTGTCATCGTGAGCGACCAGCCTGGCACAACAAGGGACGCGATCGATACGCCGTTCACCTACAACGACATCCCATACATCCTGATCGATACTGCAGGGCTCCGGTCGCGCAGTAAAGTCCAAAAGCCATTGGAACGGTTCAGCGTGGCGAGGGCGCTCAGAGCCATTGAACGGAGCGATGTCGTCGTGATCCTGCTTGACGCAACAGGGGAGATCGCGGACCAGGATGCCAAGATCGCCGCCTTCGTCCAGGACTCCGGGTGCGGCGCCATCGTTGTCGCGAATAAGTGGGACCTGATGCCCCCAGGCGCCGATGCTCAGCAACAGTTCACGCTCCAGGTCCGCGAACGCCTGCGGCACCTGGACTACGCGCCCATCGCGTTCGTCTCAGCCCTCACCGGCTATCACGTGCTCATGCTGTTCCCGATGCTTCAGACCGTCGCGCAGTCGCGGTCTCACCGGGTGCCGACTCACGAGATCAACGAACTTATCGGTGATGCGGTACAGAAGTACCCCCCGCCAGCCCACGGTAAACGCCTCGTCCGGTTTCACTACGCCACCCAGGCCGCGGCTCTTCCCCCAACCTTCCTACTCTTCGTCAGTGATCCGCGCGGTGTACGGGTCGCCTACAGGCGTTATCTGGTCAATCAGATCAGAGCAGCGTACGGCTTTGTCGGCACCCCCATCCGCTTAGTGTTGAAAGGCAAGGACGCCCGATAACCGGCTCGGCTTTCCACTTGACATGAATACAGGGGATAGTCTACCTGTAGTCAACTGTAATACGCCTTTCTGTTGCTCAGAGGGCGGTTATGGCAGGCAGTAGGTCGGGTTAGCGCAGCAGCAAGCCATAAGGGCCGCTCAGACCTGGATCGTAACTGTGTTGGCCGAGGCGCCCACCAAGGTCTTGATCCTCAGATGCTGTTTGAGGGCGTTGAAGAAGAGTCCGATCTGCCCCGGTCCTTAGCTAATGTGGGCCAGAGTGATTGCCATTGAAGTCAAAGCGCCCACCCACGTAGAATGAGACGACCCGGCTGGGATCGATGCTTGTGAACGGGCTCCAGGGGATTGGACCCGCTTCTCGGGCGTGCTTTATCGATGTGAGCAGGGCGAGGCTTGAATCGCACCGCCCGGCAGTTTCCCTTGAGACGGCGTTCCCGGGTGAGGTCAGGACATGATGTGACGGGCTGCGATCGTAGATGAAACGAAAGAGTAGAACTGGGCAAAAAAGAATGGAGGGGACGATGGCGAAGTTATTGATCACAGCGACCTACGGGTACGATAACTCCACGCGGGCGGCGATGCCATTCTTTCTAGCGAAGGGGGCGAAGGAGTCGGGGATCGATGTCGGCATTGTGCTGGCGCTTGATGCCACGGTCCTGGTCAAGCCACAGTTGCGGCAGCATGTGAAGCCGTACGGACTTCCGCCACTCGAAGAGCTGTTCCAGTTCGCCGTGGACCATCAGATCCCGATCTATCTCTGAGGGGGGTGAGCCCAGACCCGTGGGGTCTTGGATGAAGACCTCAAGCATATGTCGATCGTTGAGAAGATCGACATCAAACGGTACGCCCAACTACTCATGGAGTATGACCGATCGGTTACTTATTAATGAGCTTGGTAGCTGTCAGCCGTCACTTCTATCCGAGGCTGAAGGCTGAAGGTAGATAGGCTGACGGCTTTTCCAGAGGGAGACAACAGTATGCGCGCGATTCGCATGCATGAGTATGGCGGCCCTGAAGTGCTTCGCTACGAGGAGGTGGCTCTTCCCGAACCCGGTGCGGGCGAAGCGCGGGTTAAGATCGAGGCGGTGGGGGTCAACTATATCGACATCTACCAGCGGAAGGGCCAGTACCCTGACCCGCTGCCGGTGATCCCCGGCAGGGAGGCGGCCGGCGTGGTGGATGCCGTCGGCCCGGGCGTGTCGGACCTGGCGCCGGGAACCCGCGTCGTTTATGTGATGCACGTGGGCTCTTACGCGGAATATGCAATAGTCCCGGTGCGGAGGCTGGTGCCGATTCCGAACGCAGTGGAGGTGCGGGTGGCGGCGGCGGCGATGCTGCAGGGGCTCACCGCGCACTATCTGACTCACAGCACCTATCCGCTGCAACCGGGTGACACCGCGCTGATTCACGCGGCGGCGGGCGGCGTCGGCCTGCTCCTGGTCCAGATGGCCAAGCGGCGGGGCGCCCGGGTGATCGGGACCGTCTCGACCAGGCAGAAGGCGGATCTGGCGAGACAGGCTGGTGCCGATGAGGTGATTCTCTACACAGAGGTGGACTTCGAAACGGAAACCAGGCGCCTGACCAATGGCCAAGGCGTCAACGTGGTCTACGACTCGGTCGGGCAGACTACCTTCGATAAAAGCCTGAACAGTCTCGCACCTCGGGGATACCTCGCGCTCTACGGCCAGTCCAGCGGGCCGGTCCCGCCATTGAATCCCCAGGTGCTCAGCGCCAAGGGGTCTCTGTATCTGACCCGTCCGAACCTGATGCACTATACACTCGATCGAGCGGAACTGCTGAAGCGGGCAGGGGATCTGTTCGACTGGATCATCGCCGGGACGCTGACCGTGCGGATCGACGCGACCTTCCCGCTTGCTGAGGCCGCCGTCGCTCATCGCTGCCTTGAAGAGCGCAAGACCGCAGG encodes the following:
- the pgsA gene encoding CDP-diacylglycerol--glycerol-3-phosphate 3-phosphatidyltransferase, whose product is MALALMNLANSLTILRILMAPIISILLVYRYWRLGLAIFMLAGITDALDGFIARSRAQGTDLGTILDPLADKLLLFATFMTLVYLHQIPRWLFIIAISRDLIVVGGFLVIYIVKGKATVSVSWIGKITTGLQMLTVLVTLIAPLTSGIGFYVSGVIYLTAAVTILSALDYLRRGTMVLNS
- the der gene encoding ribosome biogenesis GTPase Der is translated as MPLPVVTIVGRPNVGKSTLFNRLVGGRRAIVHDEPGVTRDRLYATVEWKGRSFMLGDTGGLEPGAKSGLAAQVLAQVQQAVQEATLVIFVVDAREGLTPLDEEIARLLRHDAHTRIVVAPNKVDRPSHETLASEFFRMGFDEICPISAEHGLGIAELCDLIVETLPLAEIAPEQKAIRVAVVGRPNVGKSSLINGLLGQERVIVSDQPGTTRDAIDTPFTYNDIPYILIDTAGLRSRSKVQKPLERFSVARALRAIERSDVVVILLDATGEIADQDAKIAAFVQDSGCGAIVVANKWDLMPPGADAQQQFTLQVRERLRHLDYAPIAFVSALTGYHVLMLFPMLQTVAQSRSHRVPTHEINELIGDAVQKYPPPAHGKRLVRFHYATQAAALPPTFLLFVSDPRGVRVAYRRYLVNQIRAAYGFVGTPIRLVLKGKDAR
- the hflX gene encoding GTPase HflX, whose protein sequence is MRAIIVSAPLSERKERALLVGIHCKRNPRWEAEDSLVELARLAESAGAVVAGTILQERDAPGSRYLIGKGKAQEIKAQWSGKIDLLVVDEELSGSQQRNLEELTGYRTVDRPLLILDIFAQRARSREGKLQVELAQLDYLLPRLVGRGVEMSRLGGGIGTRGPGETQLETDRRVIRRRMAKIRADLAKVRRHRALLRRPRKRHAIPIVALVGYTNAGKSTLFNALTHSGVRTDDALFVTLDPILRLVAMADGFSFLLSDTVGFIRRLPAQLVTAFKATLEELNEADLLLHVIDASHPQMMEQKQAVDAILSELGLSAKPIIEALNKVDLLTSGIAPSFVAGKSALLRVACSALTGYGLDRLRQVVRETLTRATDHAAMEAAVSWP
- the aroF gene encoding 3-deoxy-7-phosphoheptulonate synthase, translated to MIVILKPHATEAEIALVVKKIESFGLAAHISKGTERTIIGAIGDERVLQEGPLEAFPFVEQVLPVLKPYKLASREFKPDGSIVDIDGVLVGGKQVVVMAGPCAVENRENLLQVARCVKAAGGHILRGGAYKPRTSPYTFQGLGEEGLAYLSEAKAETGLPIATELMDARDAPQVYQCADLVQIGARNMQNFKLLKEVGCRRKPVLLKRGLSCTVKDLLLAAEYILSEGNYDVILCERGIRTFEDATRNTLDLSAVPLIKRLSHLPVVVDPSHATGKWHLVSPMALAAVAAGADGIMVEVHPHPEEALSDGPQALLPTTFEKLMDELSRVAQAVGRSL
- a CDS encoding quinone oxidoreductase, with the translated sequence MRAIRMHEYGGPEVLRYEEVALPEPGAGEARVKIEAVGVNYIDIYQRKGQYPDPLPVIPGREAAGVVDAVGPGVSDLAPGTRVVYVMHVGSYAEYAIVPVRRLVPIPNAVEVRVAAAAMLQGLTAHYLTHSTYPLQPGDTALIHAAAGGVGLLLVQMAKRRGARVIGTVSTRQKADLARQAGADEVILYTEVDFETETRRLTNGQGVNVVYDSVGQTTFDKSLNSLAPRGYLALYGQSSGPVPPLNPQVLSAKGSLYLTRPNLMHYTLDRAELLKRAGDLFDWIIAGTLTVRIDATFPLAEAAVAHRCLEERKTAGKVLLIP
- a CDS encoding prephenate dehydrogenase/arogenate dehydrogenase family protein; its protein translation is MIPGARPEPPDANVSSPSPIVRRLAIVGLGLIGASVGLACRAHGLAEEIRGADEVPDHCRHAIALGVVDQAFADAAAAVEGADLILLAVPVGAIVPTIARIAPHLAPDAVVTDVGSVKGQVAAAMERLLPGGNGVPGHPITGREKSGPHAASAELFVDSKCVLTPNASTDPAAVLRVRTLWRAIGSEVLVMSPTRHDEIFAAVSHMPHVVAYALMGAILDLAEGGEDLREFAAGGLKDFTRVAMSHPVMWRDICLANRQPILKMIGQFQAALDHLTVMINAEDGEGLYRKFARAKACREGFGSGNEGDNRKRTA
- a CDS encoding DsrE family protein; the protein is MAKLLITATYGYDNSTRAAMPFFLAKGAKESGIDVGIVLALDATVLVKPQLRQHVKPYGLPPLEELFQFAVDHQIPIYL